Proteins encoded together in one Schistocerca americana isolate TAMUIC-IGC-003095 chromosome 8, iqSchAmer2.1, whole genome shotgun sequence window:
- the LOC124544844 gene encoding cuticle protein 8, whose protein sequence is MALNAQVVVLLATAMLAGALPLEDEYGNVLHASGGYAAPAAYAAPAVAYAAPIAKAVVAAPAVAYAAPVAKAVVAEPVAYPKYEFNYGVHDAHTGDIKQQSEARDGDVVKGSYSLVEPDGSTRTVEYQADDHNGFNAVVHRTPGAHPVAVAPAVAVAHAPVAVAHAPIGYH, encoded by the exons GTGGTGGTGCTGTTGGCGACGGCGATGCTGGCCGGGGCGCTGCCGCTGGAGGACGAATACGGCAACGTGCTGCACGCGTCCGGTggctacgccgcccccgccgcctacgccgcccccgccgtcgcgTACGCGGCGCCCATCGCCAAAGCCGTAGTCGCCGCGCCCGCAgtcgcctacgccgcccccgtCGCTAAGGCAGTCGTGGCGGAGCCTGTG GCGTACCCGAAGTACGAGTTCAACTACGGCGTCCATGACGCGCACACCGGCGACATCAAGCAGCAGTCTGAGGCGCGCGACGGCGACGTGGTGAAGGGCAGCTACTCGCTGGTCGAGCCCGACGGCTCCACCCGCACAGTCGAGTACCAGGCGGACGACCACAACGGCTTCAACGCGGTCGTGCACCGCACGCCCGGCGCGCACCCGGTGGCCGTGGCGCCCGCCGTCGCCGTGGCGCATGCGCCGGTCGCCGTGGCGCACGCGCCCATCGGCTACCACTAA